The Pseudomonas sp. B21-023 genomic interval ATCGCACCGCTGCAGTCCGAGCATGACGACAGTGAAGCCCTGGCCGGCGCGGTAATCACCCTGCACCGCGCGGACCGTATCGGTGAGCGCATCTACAACGTGCGCAAGCAGGAGTTACGTGGGTTCGACAGCATCTTCCAGAGCTCACGGGTAATGGCCGCCGTGGTACGCGAGGCGCGGCGCATGGCACCGTTGGATGCACCGCTGCTGATCGAGGGCGAGACCGGTACCGGCAAGGAACTGCTGGCGCGGGCCTGTCACCTGGCCAGTCCGCGTGGCCAGGCGCCGCTGATGGCGCTCAACTGCGCCGGCCTGCCCGAGTCGATGGCCGAAACCGAGCTGTTCGGCTACGGGCCAGGGGCGTTCGAAGGCGCGCGGGCCGAGGGCAAGCTGGGGCTGCTGGAGCTGACGGCTGGCGGCACATTGTTCCTCGACGGCGTGGGGGAGATGAGCCCGCGCTTGCAGGTCAAGTTGCTGCGCTTCTTGCAGGATGGCTGTTTCCGCCGGGTCGGCAGCGATGAAGAGGTGTACCTGGATGTACGGGTGATCTGCGCGACCCAGGTCGACCTTTCCGAACTGTGCGCCCGGGGCGAGTTCCGCCAGGACCTCTACCACCGTCTCAACGTGCTGTCGTTGCACATCCCGCCGCTGCGCGAATGCATGGACGGCCTGGAAGGGCTGGTGCAGCACTTCCTCGACCAGGCCAGCCGGCAGATCGGCTGCCCGCTGCCGCGCCTGGCGCCGACGGCAATGGAGAAGCTCGGCCAGTATCATTGGCCGGGCAATGTGCGCCAGTTGGAGAACGTGTTGTTCCAGGCGGTGTCGCTGTGCGAAGGCGGGGTGGTGAAGAGCGAACATATCCGCTTGCCGGATTATGGCGCGCGCCAACCGTTGGGCGAGTTTTCCCTGGATGGCGATCTTTCGCAGATTGTCGGGCGGTTTGAAAGGGCGGTATTGGAAAGTTTGATGAGTGAATTTCCAAGTAGCCGGGCGCTGGGGAAAAGATTGGGCGTTTCCCATACGACCATTGCCAACAAGTTGCGGGATTATTCGTTGAACAAGTCGGTGGAGTAATCTGGAAGTTTATCGAGGCTGAAATTGATCGCAGGGCAAGCCCGCTCCCACGAATGCAAAAGTGGTGGGAGGGGCTTGCCTCGCGATAAGCCTATGGCCTCAGCCGTTGGAGCAACCGTTGCCCATCACGCGGTATTCGAGAATGTGCTTCTGGCCCTGGGA includes:
- a CDS encoding sigma-54-dependent transcriptional regulator, whose amino-acid sequence is MRIKVHCQNRIGILRDILNLLVEYGINVLRGEVGGDHGNAIYLHCPNLINLQFQALRPKFESIAGVFGVKRVGLMPSERRHMELNALLGALDFPVLSIDMGGSIVAANRGAAQLLGVRVDEVPGIPLSRYVEDFDLPELIRANKSRINGLRIKVKGDVFLADIAPLQSEHDDSEALAGAVITLHRADRIGERIYNVRKQELRGFDSIFQSSRVMAAVVREARRMAPLDAPLLIEGETGTGKELLARACHLASPRGQAPLMALNCAGLPESMAETELFGYGPGAFEGARAEGKLGLLELTAGGTLFLDGVGEMSPRLQVKLLRFLQDGCFRRVGSDEEVYLDVRVICATQVDLSELCARGEFRQDLYHRLNVLSLHIPPLRECMDGLEGLVQHFLDQASRQIGCPLPRLAPTAMEKLGQYHWPGNVRQLENVLFQAVSLCEGGVVKSEHIRLPDYGARQPLGEFSLDGDLSQIVGRFERAVLESLMSEFPSSRALGKRLGVSHTTIANKLRDYSLNKSVE